A stretch of the Rhizobium sullae genome encodes the following:
- a CDS encoding DUF2934 domain-containing protein, giving the protein MFRNKEDWISQRAYAIWEAEGRPYGSDAKNWRQAAAEFEQLEMTKASSDGTDLIEMLRATGRLMRTCDDDARGDLKLARTIAKR; this is encoded by the coding sequence ATGTTTCGCAATAAGGAAGATTGGATCAGCCAGCGCGCCTATGCCATCTGGGAGGCGGAGGGACGCCCCTATGGGAGCGATGCGAAAAACTGGCGGCAGGCGGCGGCCGAGTTTGAACAGCTCGAAATGACAAAGGCGTCCAGCGATGGCACTGACCTGATCGAGATGCTGCGCGCCACCGGGCGTCTTATGCGCACCTGCGACGATGACGCCCGCGGCGACCTGAAGCTGGCCCGCACGATCGCCAAGCGCTAG
- a CDS encoding VOC family protein, producing MLKSFEHIGMTVSDIDRAVAFYCDLLGLRLHLRKTMPDGSHVAFLDAGGGMLEIFAPASGAVRATDVPEGAAGLRHLTFLFGSVDETFAKLEAAGVEMKERPRLAYNSEVLHKVAFLRDPDGILIELAERTG from the coding sequence ATGCTGAAATCCTTCGAACATATCGGCATGACGGTAAGCGACATCGACCGTGCCGTCGCCTTTTATTGCGACCTGCTCGGGCTTCGGCTGCACCTGCGCAAGACGATGCCGGACGGCTCGCACGTTGCTTTTCTCGATGCCGGCGGCGGCATGCTGGAAATCTTCGCGCCCGCGAGCGGTGCCGTGCGGGCAACCGACGTGCCGGAAGGCGCGGCCGGTCTCCGCCATCTGACATTTCTGTTCGGCAGCGTCGATGAAACCTTCGCGAAGCTCGAAGCGGCCGGCGTCGAGATGAAGGAGCGCCCGCGTCTCGCTTACAATTCCGAAGTTCTGCACAAGGTTGCTTTCCTGCGCGATCCCGACGGCATCCTCATCGAGCTTGCTGAGCGGACGGGTTGA
- a CDS encoding ThuA domain-containing protein, producing MRKAIIVWGGWQGHEPEACANAVGELLREDGFSVEITADLDIFGSPVIANTDLLVPIITGEKLEKEHANALVTAVRGGLGLGGHHGALATSFKENAPFRYVSGVTWVSHPGNIIDFRVNVSRQNDPLMQGIPDFDYHSEQYYLHYDPSIEILATTTFTGEYDEAARNVVMPVVFKRHFGAGRVFYSALGHVAAEFDHPYMPLILRRGLAWASRR from the coding sequence ATGCGAAAAGCGATCATCGTCTGGGGCGGCTGGCAGGGCCACGAGCCGGAGGCATGCGCAAACGCCGTCGGCGAACTGCTGCGGGAAGACGGCTTTTCGGTCGAGATTACCGCCGATCTCGACATCTTCGGCTCGCCGGTGATTGCCAACACCGATCTGCTTGTTCCGATCATTACCGGGGAAAAGCTGGAGAAGGAGCATGCCAATGCGCTAGTGACGGCGGTTCGCGGCGGCCTTGGCCTTGGCGGACATCACGGCGCGCTTGCCACATCCTTCAAGGAAAATGCGCCATTCCGCTATGTTTCGGGCGTCACCTGGGTTTCGCATCCAGGCAACATCATCGACTTCCGCGTGAACGTGAGCCGGCAAAACGATCCGCTGATGCAAGGCATTCCGGACTTCGACTACCACTCGGAGCAGTACTACCTGCACTACGATCCGTCGATTGAAATCCTGGCGACAACCACATTCACCGGCGAGTATGACGAGGCCGCACGCAATGTCGTGATGCCGGTGGTCTTCAAGCGCCATTTCGGTGCGGGCCGTGTCTTTTATTCCGCGCTCGGCCATGTTGCGGCCGAATTCGACCATCCGTACATGCCCCTCATTCTTCGCCGTGGCCTTGCCTGGGCTTCACGCCGGTAG